A single Fundulus heteroclitus isolate FHET01 chromosome 4, MU-UCD_Fhet_4.1, whole genome shotgun sequence DNA region contains:
- the LOC118562939 gene encoding high choriolytic enzyme 1-like: MISSTSLLLLLLLGFSRALPLQEEGDQEEEKEEGADTVDMTTRILTANNASDEMLLEGDIMLPKSRNAMKCWYNSCVWPKASNGKVVIPYVIGREFSGYERRIIEGGMRAFSGPTCIRFTPRTNERDFISVVSKQGCWSELGKTGGMQELSLNKQGCIYSGIVQHELNHALGFQHEQTRSDRDNYVRINWGNIIQQSAYNFQKHDTNNLNTPYDYSSIMHYGRDAFAIAYGRETITPFPNPNVPIGQRQGLSRWDVQRINMLHGC, translated from the coding sequence ATGATCTCCTCCACcagcctcctgctgctgctcctgctcgGCTTCTCTCGGGCTCTTCCTCTCCAGGAGGAAGGAGACCaggaagaggagaaagaggaaggAGCAGACACTGTGGACATGACCACCAGGATTCTCACCGCCAACAACGCCTCAGACGAGATGCTGCTGGAAGGAGACATAATGCTTCCCAAATCCAGAAATGCCATGAAGTGCTGGTACAACAGCTGCGTGTGGCCAAAAGCCTCCAATGGCAAAGTGGTGATTCCTTACGTAATCGGCCGGGAGTTCAGCGGCTATGAGAGGAGGATCATCGAGGGCGGCATGAGGGCCTTCTCCGGCCCGACCTGCATCCGCTTCACGCCCCGCACCAACGAGCGCGACTTCATCAGCGTTGTGAGCAAACAGGGATGCTGGTCGGAACTGGGCAAAACGGGAGGCATGCAGGAGCTGTCCCTCAACAAGCAGGGCTGCATCTACAGCGGAATCGTCCAGCACGAGCTCAACCACGCTCTGGGCTTCCAGCACGAGCAGACCCGGAGCGACCGCGACAACTACGTCAGGATCAACTGGGGCAACATCATCCAGCAGAGCGCCTACAACTTCCAGAAGCACGACACCAACAACCTGAACACCCCCTACGACTACTCCTCCATCATGCATTACGGCAGAGACGCCTTCGCCATCGCCTATGGAAGGGAGACCATCACCCCCTTCCCCAATCCCAACGTCCCTATCGGCCAGAGGCAGGGACTGTCCCGCTGGGACGTCCAAAGGATCAACATGCTCCACGGGTGCTAA